A stretch of DNA from Candidatus Methylomirabilota bacterium:
TCTCGGGGCAGCGGGTTCGCGTCCTGCGCCGAAAGAGCGGGAGGGCCGGCTCGAACCCCCGTGCTCGACGTCCAGCTCCATCCCCAACCCAGCGCGACGCCAACGACGAGCGCGGTCACTGAAAGCAAAAGGCCGCTAGGAGGCTGTCCAGGTAGTTGCCCTGCCCTCCCGAGCGAGAATGTTCCGCGCCGGGGGGAGGCTTCGGAAGGGGGGCGGAGCCCCCCTCCGAGCTGTCTACGCCGCATCGACCCGAACGGCGTGGATCACGTTCCAGCGATAGCCTTGGGGATCGCGTGATTTGCTGCCCGGCTGCATCCGGCCGAGCGAATCCGTGGCGCGCGCCATGATGACGTGCGCGCCCGCGGCGGCCGGCCACGGAAACTCCCACCGGCGCCAGGCGTACCGATGCTCCTTGCCCACCAGCGCGGCGGGCGCCCACGTCTTGCCGCCGTCGAGGGAGACGTCCACGCCGGTCACGAAGCCTTCACCCGCCCACGCGTAGCCCGCGACCGTCTGCGCCCCCGCGGCCAGCTTGGCGCCGTCGAGCGGGCTCATGATCAGGGACTTGCATTCCAGGGATTGCAGCGAGTAGGTGTGCTTCGGATCCTCGGCGCGCGGGGAGCGGTAGCTCCGCTGCATGAAGGGGCCGTCCCACTCCTTGTCGGCAAGCGTGAGCTGGACCAGCCACTTGATCGACGCCGAGCCGATCCAGCCCGGGACGATCAAGCGCGCCGGCCCGCCGTGCAGATGAGGCACGGGCCGCCCATTCATCTCGATGGCGACCATGGTATGCGGCTCTATGGCCTTCCAGATCGGATGGCTCCGGATGAAGTCCGGCGCCTGAGGTGTGGGCGGCGTGTCATTCCCATCGGGCACGACATGCGAGGCGGTGGGGCGGGGCCGGGCCAGGCGCAGGATATCGGCCAGCCGGACCCCTTTCCACACCGCGGTGCCCACGGCGCCGTTCTCCCACTGGAGACCGGGCGCTTTCGGAGAGTAGAAGCTGCGTCCGTTGCCCGCGCATTCGAGCGTGATGGTCTGGGTGACCTGCTCCATCTTTCTGAGATCGTCCAGGCGCAGGGTCAGCGGATTCTCCACCTGGCCGTCCACCTTGAGCACGTACTGGGCAGGGTCCATCTCCGGGCCGTCGTAGTTGTTCCGGACGAAGAAGAGATCCGTTGGCGTGATCTCCGCGCCGAGCTGTCCGAACGGAGTCTCGAGGTTGATGGGGCGGGGGCTCCGCACGATGAGCTTTTCCTTGCCGGCCACCGGCGCCGGCGCGGTCTGTGCCGGCGCGGGAACAGCGCCTCCGAGAAGCGCGGCCGCGGTGCCCATGTGGATCACGAAAGCGCGACGCGTGACGCCATTGTCCATGATGTTGCCCTCCCGAAGTTCGGCTGCTTCGACGCGCGGGATCGTCACGACGCGAACGGTCACCTTTGACTGCCCGCTGCCGCGATCGGCGCGATTGTACAAGCGGGCCCACCCGCGAACAAGCGGCGCCGGCGCCTGCTAGGACGGAGAAGTGGGCCGGCGGCTGCCTCCGGCAAGCCAAAGGACCCCCGCTATTCCGAGGACAAGGAGCGGCACGCCCAGCCAGAAGCGCTGGCGCTCGCGGGCGTGGGCGCGCAGGGTGCGCAACACGAAGCGGTCGCCCGCGCTGATCTCGCCGCGCGAGGCGAGAAACTGGCGCAGTCGCTCCTGCTGATCCTCCGTGAGCCTGGCCCGCCCCCACTGCACGTCCTCTTGCAACGTCTTCAGCCGGCGGACTTCCGCCTGCGCTCGCGCCAGCGCCTCCTGGCTGTCGCGCCAGGTCTGGCGCTCGCCGCGAGTGAGAAACGCGTGCTCGATGGACGGCACGGCCTCCTCGAGCCAGTTCAGCCAGTGGTGATCCATGCGCGGGACAGCGGCCAGCAGCAGCCCCGCCAACGCGACGGCGCCCCCCGCGGCGAGGCCGACGCCGCGCAGCGCTTCCCAGCCCCGCTCGCGCACTCCGCGAGCAAGCGCGAGCATGCCGAGCCCGAGGGCGACCGCCGCGATCAGCGCCCCGAAAGTCGCCACGACGGCCGCCCCGGTGGGGAGATCCCATGAGAAGGAAGCCCAGAGCCCGAGCACGCTGACGACGAAGCCGAGGGCCCACCCTGTCACGAGCCTCCCGGCCACCGAGCCGGCGAGAAGCGCGGCCACGGCGGCCGGCACGATGAGATAGGAGAAGACGAGGAGCACGCCGGCCATCCGCACGCTGCTCGTCACCACCACGCCGAAGGTGACGTAGAAGCAGAAATCCCACCCACGGATGGCCCGGCCGTGCCTCCGGGCCCCCTCGGGGTCGAAGGAGATCTCGAGGAGCGGCCGCCGGATGAGAACGTGCAGCGCCCCGATCAATCCGTACAGAACGGCCAGCCGCGCCACCTCCGCTGGAGTGACGGTCAGGATGCTCCCGACGAGAAGCTGCTTGATGTGCTCGCTCCCCTGGGGCGCCCGGTCCACCGCGAGCACGGTGATGGCGGCCGAGACGGCGTAGACGATGCCGATGATGGCCTCCTGAGGAATCACCGCGCGGCGCATGCGCGTCAGCGAGAAGAGCGCGGCGCCCCCCACCGTGAAGACCAGGGCATACCAGTACGCCGCCTCGCTCTGGATCGGATGCCCGGCCAGGAAGGCGACGGTGATGCCGAGGGCGGCGACCTGGGCCAGGGCGAGATCCACGAAGATCACGCCCCGGGCCAGCACGTGGAGCCCCAGGTAGACATGGATGCCCGTCAGGACGAGGCAGGCGAGGAAGGGCAGCCAGAGGAGCTCCAGCATCAGCGTGCCGTGAGGGCCTCGAGGAGCCGCTTGACGTCGAGGTCGAAGAGCCCGATAT
This window harbors:
- a CDS encoding sulfite oxidase → MDNGVTRRAFVIHMGTAAALLGGAVPAPAQTAPAPVAGKEKLIVRSPRPINLETPFGQLGAEITPTDLFFVRNNYDGPEMDPAQYVLKVDGQVENPLTLRLDDLRKMEQVTQTITLECAGNGRSFYSPKAPGLQWENGAVGTAVWKGVRLADILRLARPRPTASHVVPDGNDTPPTPQAPDFIRSHPIWKAIEPHTMVAIEMNGRPVPHLHGGPARLIVPGWIGSASIKWLVQLTLADKEWDGPFMQRSYRSPRAEDPKHTYSLQSLECKSLIMSPLDGAKLAAGAQTVAGYAWAGEGFVTGVDVSLDGGKTWAPAALVGKEHRYAWRRWEFPWPAAAGAHVIMARATDSLGRMQPGSKSRDPQGYRWNVIHAVRVDAA
- a CDS encoding metal ABC transporter permease, with protein sequence MLELLWLPFLACLVLTGIHVYLGLHVLARGVIFVDLALAQVAALGITVAFLAGHPIQSEAAYWYALVFTVGGAALFSLTRMRRAVIPQEAIIGIVYAVSAAITVLAVDRAPQGSEHIKQLLVGSILTVTPAEVARLAVLYGLIGALHVLIRRPLLEISFDPEGARRHGRAIRGWDFCFYVTFGVVVTSSVRMAGVLLVFSYLIVPAAVAALLAGSVAGRLVTGWALGFVVSVLGLWASFSWDLPTGAAVVATFGALIAAVALGLGMLALARGVRERGWEALRGVGLAAGGAVALAGLLLAAVPRMDHHWLNWLEEAVPSIEHAFLTRGERQTWRDSQEALARAQAEVRRLKTLQEDVQWGRARLTEDQQERLRQFLASRGEISAGDRFVLRTLRAHARERQRFWLGVPLLVLGIAGVLWLAGGSRRPTSPS